One Alphaproteobacteria bacterium HT1-32 genomic region harbors:
- a CDS encoding acyl-CoA dehydrogenase — protein sequence MDFDLNEEQRMFQDAVRGLGERHLADGALKRAHAGPFPKDVSRMLAENGLLGITIAEADGGQGGSLMDAVIAIETMAQICPRSADVIQAGSFGAIRVLAEYGSEDQKQRYLTRLLAGEALISVGMTEPEAGSAVTDLQTTATPDGDGYRINGTKVFTSHGTEADVILAYVRFGPGVGGIGSVLIEPGMKGFSMGQPVKYLGGDDWAQLYFEDVYVGPENVLLGPGGFKKQIAGFNVERIGNTARSLALGRLAFNIAREHALTRKQFGREICEFQGLQWKFADMQIKLDAAQLLLYRAATNADSGIPSAQETAIAKAYCNQVGFEISSEAMQVMGAAGYSQDCLVEYCLRRTRGWMIAGGSIEILKNRIAEGVFERRFNQRPPKAV from the coding sequence ATGGATTTTGATCTCAATGAAGAACAGCGCATGTTTCAGGATGCCGTGCGCGGGTTGGGGGAGCGTCACCTTGCCGACGGGGCACTGAAGCGGGCCCATGCCGGGCCGTTTCCTAAAGATGTCTCCCGGATGCTGGCGGAAAACGGTCTGCTCGGGATCACCATTGCTGAAGCAGATGGCGGGCAGGGCGGCAGCCTCATGGATGCGGTCATTGCCATTGAAACGATGGCACAGATCTGTCCGCGCAGTGCCGATGTCATTCAGGCCGGGAGCTTTGGTGCTATTCGTGTGCTCGCTGAATATGGCTCGGAAGATCAGAAGCAGCGTTACCTAACACGCCTGCTGGCGGGTGAAGCCCTGATCTCTGTTGGTATGACAGAACCGGAAGCGGGATCTGCCGTCACTGATCTGCAGACCACAGCAACACCCGATGGCGACGGATACCGCATCAACGGCACAAAGGTTTTTACCAGTCACGGCACAGAGGCCGATGTCATTCTGGCCTATGTACGCTTTGGTCCCGGCGTCGGCGGGATCGGTTCCGTACTGATTGAACCGGGCATGAAAGGCTTCAGCATGGGTCAGCCGGTCAAGTATCTGGGCGGGGATGACTGGGCGCAGCTCTATTTTGAAGATGTTTATGTCGGCCCGGAAAATGTTCTGCTCGGCCCTGGCGGTTTCAAGAAACAGATTGCCGGTTTTAATGTGGAGCGGATCGGCAATACGGCCCGCTCACTGGCGCTTGGCCGTCTTGCCTTCAATATCGCCCGTGAACATGCCTTGACCCGCAAGCAGTTTGGCCGGGAAATTTGCGAGTTCCAGGGCCTTCAGTGGAAGTTTGCGGATATGCAGATCAAACTTGATGCTGCACAACTGCTGCTTTATCGCGCAGCCACCAATGCCGACAGCGGTATTCCCTCGGCGCAGGAAACCGCCATTGCGAAGGCCTATTGCAATCAGGTCGGTTTCGAAATCTCATCAGAAGCAATGCAGGTGATGGGTGCTGCCGGTTACAGTCAGGACTGTCTGGTTGAATATTGCCTGCGCCGGACGCGGGGCTGGATGATTGCCGGTGGCTCCATCGAAATTCTGAAAAACCGGATTGCGGAAGGCGTTTTTGAGCGCCGCTTCAATCAGCGTCCTCCGAAAGCGGTTTGA
- the arsH gene encoding arsenical resistance protein ArsH — MKDELINIEQEHFHKPDAHLLAPHGQTDHPPRVLMLFGSLRERSYSRLMTEEAARVLRALGAEVRIFDPAGLPLVDEVSENHEKVQELRQLSLWSEAHVWCSPERHGAMTSVMKTQIDWLPLAPIGGVRPTQGRTLAVMQVCGGSQSFNTVNQLRILGRWMRMITIPNQSSVPKAFLEFEDNGRMKPSPFYNRMVDVMEELMKFTLLTRGHAAYLVDRYSERVESAEELSKRVNLKSI, encoded by the coding sequence ATGAAGGATGAACTCATCAATATCGAACAGGAACATTTCCATAAGCCCGATGCACATCTGCTGGCACCTCACGGGCAGACAGATCATCCGCCACGGGTTCTGATGCTTTTTGGATCGCTTCGGGAGCGGTCTTATTCACGTTTGATGACCGAAGAGGCAGCCCGGGTTCTTCGGGCTCTTGGTGCCGAGGTTCGTATTTTCGATCCGGCAGGATTGCCGCTGGTTGATGAAGTATCAGAAAACCATGAGAAAGTTCAGGAACTGCGTCAGCTTTCATTATGGTCGGAAGCCCATGTCTGGTGTTCACCTGAACGCCACGGGGCGATGACTTCAGTTATGAAAACCCAGATCGACTGGTTACCCCTGGCGCCGATCGGTGGTGTCCGGCCGACGCAGGGGCGGACACTGGCCGTAATGCAGGTCTGTGGCGGGTCGCAAAGCTTCAATACCGTCAACCAGCTTCGCATTCTCGGGCGCTGGATGCGGATGATCACCATTCCGAATCAGTCGTCCGTACCGAAAGCCTTTCTGGAGTTCGAAGATAACGGTCGCATGAAGCCATCTCCTTTTTACAATCGCATGGTCGATGTGATGGAAGAACTCATGAAGTTTACCCTTCTGACCCGTGGCCATGCAGCCTACCTCGTCGACCGTTATTCCGAACGGGTCGAAAGTGCCGAGGAACTGTCGAAGCGGGTAAATCTGAAATCCATATGA
- the arsC gene encoding arsenate reductase (glutaredoxin) (This arsenate reductase requires both glutathione and glutaredoxin to convert arsenate to arsenite, after which the efflux transporter formed by ArsA and ArsB can extrude the arsenite from the cell, providing resistance.) codes for MTTVIHHNPDCGTSRNVLEIIRAFEGEPVVIDYLKTGWTREQLQGLFAAAGLTPRTALRISKSPAEELGLTDPSVTEDEILSAMLEHPVLVNRPIVCTGKGVALCRPSEAVFNLLDVTSGATYTKEDGDVITAP; via the coding sequence ATGACGACGGTTATTCATCACAATCCCGACTGCGGCACCTCCCGCAATGTTCTTGAGATCATCCGTGCCTTTGAAGGAGAGCCGGTTGTCATTGACTATCTGAAAACAGGCTGGACCCGTGAGCAATTACAGGGACTGTTCGCTGCGGCTGGTCTCACCCCACGGACAGCCTTGCGAATATCCAAGTCTCCGGCAGAAGAACTCGGATTGACCGACCCTTCGGTTACAGAAGATGAAATATTGTCGGCCATGCTGGAGCACCCGGTTCTGGTCAATCGTCCGATTGTTTGTACAGGAAAGGGGGTCGCGCTCTGTCGACCGTCAGAGGCGGTTTTCAACCTGCTCGATGTCACATCCGGAGCGACCTACACAAAAGAAGACGGCGACGTGATCACAGCGCCATGA
- a CDS encoding CoA-binding protein: protein MSLAKAIFSPETVGLIGASADPAKNTARPQRYMRMHGFQGQIVPVNPNRDEVLGERAYPSLAAYGAPVDHAFIMVPARFVPSALEDCAAAGVKVATIYSDGFAEAGAEGQALQDKIVAMGRDLGIRIIGPNSMGMIATDIAALMTVNAVLEAGELVRGRLGLVSQSGTILGTMISRGTPRGIGFSKLVSVGNECDLGVGELTGFLAEDPSTDAILLFLETLRDADKLAAAARRAYDLGKPVLVYKLGRSSAGQQVALSHTGAIAGTDKAIDAFFRHNGMIRVDNLETLFEAPSLFIGRRPPTVRKAAVMTTTGGGAATVVDRLGTLGVDLAVPPMALRERMAGYGIRVSDSPLIDVTMAGANAEVYGAGLEELIRSDNCGIAVGVVGSSGQFKPDIAVKPIVAQSKADKPIAAFIAPQADRSLSLLNEAGVAGFRTPESCADAVRAFLSWCPPTETETSDFPDISDISLPESGPLTEIEGRDLFERMGIPMVAAELVQPGASPQVKDYPVAAKIVSRQIGHKSDVGGVQLGLNNAADLTTAISDMFKTVGAAEPEAVLDGVLVSPMRKGLAEAILGFRRDPQVGPIVVLGAGGVMAEIYRDVSIRLAPVTVDEALSMIDEVRGLAVVRGFRGKKGDAAALAAAVSAFSKLAMKKAPILDEAEINPLLILDEGEGVLGLDAFAVR, encoded by the coding sequence ATGTCTCTCGCAAAAGCTATCTTCTCACCGGAAACGGTGGGTCTGATCGGGGCGTCCGCAGACCCGGCAAAGAACACCGCCCGCCCGCAGCGTTATATGCGGATGCACGGCTTTCAGGGACAGATCGTTCCGGTCAACCCGAACCGGGATGAAGTGCTGGGAGAGCGCGCTTATCCCAGTCTGGCCGCTTATGGTGCACCTGTTGACCATGCCTTCATTATGGTGCCGGCCCGGTTTGTCCCGTCAGCACTTGAAGACTGCGCGGCAGCCGGTGTTAAGGTCGCTACGATTTATTCTGACGGCTTTGCCGAGGCAGGAGCCGAAGGTCAGGCGCTTCAGGACAAGATCGTCGCCATGGGGCGTGATCTCGGTATCCGGATCATTGGTCCGAATTCAATGGGTATGATCGCAACTGACATTGCTGCCCTGATGACTGTCAACGCGGTCCTTGAGGCGGGTGAACTGGTGCGTGGCCGACTGGGACTGGTGTCGCAGAGCGGAACCATTCTGGGGACGATGATTTCCCGGGGAACCCCCCGTGGTATCGGTTTCTCCAAACTGGTCTCGGTTGGAAACGAATGTGACCTGGGTGTTGGTGAACTGACAGGGTTTCTGGCGGAAGATCCGTCAACTGATGCAATTCTGCTGTTTCTGGAAACACTCAGGGATGCTGACAAACTCGCTGCGGCAGCGCGCCGTGCCTATGATCTCGGCAAGCCAGTGCTGGTCTATAAACTTGGCCGGTCATCTGCCGGACAGCAGGTTGCGCTGTCCCACACCGGGGCGATTGCCGGAACAGATAAGGCCATTGATGCCTTCTTCCGTCATAACGGCATGATCCGGGTTGATAATCTGGAGACATTATTTGAAGCACCGTCGCTGTTTATCGGGCGGCGTCCGCCGACTGTCCGCAAAGCAGCTGTCATGACGACAACCGGCGGTGGAGCAGCAACCGTTGTCGACCGGCTGGGGACGCTGGGTGTTGATCTGGCTGTTCCACCGATGGCTCTGCGGGAACGTATGGCCGGTTATGGAATACGGGTTTCTGATTCACCGCTGATCGATGTGACAATGGCTGGTGCAAATGCTGAGGTTTACGGTGCCGGCCTGGAAGAGCTGATCAGGTCAGACAATTGCGGTATCGCCGTGGGTGTTGTCGGCTCAAGCGGCCAGTTCAAACCGGATATTGCCGTGAAACCAATTGTTGCACAGTCAAAGGCAGACAAACCAATCGCCGCCTTCATCGCACCGCAGGCCGATCGCTCACTCAGTCTGCTCAATGAGGCCGGTGTTGCGGGTTTCCGAACGCCGGAATCCTGTGCCGATGCAGTACGTGCTTTTCTTTCGTGGTGCCCGCCGACAGAAACTGAAACCAGTGATTTTCCGGACATCAGTGATATCAGCCTCCCGGAATCCGGCCCCCTGACCGAGATTGAGGGAAGGGACCTGTTTGAACGTATGGGTATTCCGATGGTTGCCGCGGAACTTGTTCAGCCGGGAGCGTCACCACAGGTTAAGGACTATCCCGTTGCTGCAAAAATTGTCTCGCGTCAGATCGGCCATAAAAGTGATGTTGGCGGGGTTCAACTGGGCCTGAATAATGCGGCCGACCTTACGACCGCGATCAGCGACATGTTTAAAACAGTCGGTGCTGCCGAACCGGAAGCCGTCCTTGACGGTGTACTGGTTTCTCCGATGCGCAAGGGGCTGGCTGAGGCAATTCTCGGTTTCCGGCGTGATCCGCAGGTCGGCCCGATTGTTGTGCTCGGTGCCGGCGGCGTGATGGCGGAGATTTATCGTGACGTGTCGATTCGTCTGGCACCGGTTACAGTCGATGAGGCGCTGAGCATGATCGACGAAGTCCGGGGGCTGGCAGTTGTCCGGGGATTCCGGGGCAAAAAAGGGGATGCTGCGGCGCTGGCAGCGGCTGTCAGTGCTTTTTCAAAACTGGCGATGAAAAAAGCACCGATTCTCGATGAGGCAGAAATAAACCCCCTCCTTATACTGGATGAGGGAGAAGGAGTGCTTGGCCTCGATGCGT